TCACCGCATGTCTGCTTGAAGTGAGCTACATAAGCTTCCCTTCGCGGGATTACGTAGCTCTTTCCATGGCAGTTACCTGTTCGTAGTAAAGGGATTAGCGCACAGGGATGGATTTATCCTTGATTTCTACTGTTGTCACGTATTTAAATATGTCATCTAGGGACCATGttgataatacacatatacacataaataacaaCGCTGTTCTTAAGAAATCTATAGGGGATCAAGATTTGGATAGGGAATACACTggctaaaaatgaatgaaaaaagaatagacAAACGTTTTCAGGGATATGTGAAAAAGGGAAGTTTGAAACTCAAACGTAAATGTATAAAAAGTGAAGACAAATGAACATCGGTGTTTTCTTATTTAACAtcgttgatatacatatatacacatatacagggaAAAAGTTGACATGAGAATTTGATTTCCTTTAAATGTGAGATGTATAATTTAAATGGCGAATGTGAAACGTATGTAAGCCACAGTCTTACCAAAGCTACAGGCCATCAGCATATGAGAATTGACTCCCAAGGCCACATCCATGTTGAACACGGGCTTAGATGTTCCGTAATTTACTGCAAACTTCTTCAGGGATCGTCGAGAATGACGTAACATCCACATGTATTTTGGAAGGGACGCGCTCGGGGTTTCCAAATCGTCGTTGTGATAGTACCAAGCCAGGTGAAGCGATTTCCAGGGGTCATTCTTCTTCCCCGCTGTGACCTCATGCCTGGGGAGAAAATGCGTACTGATCGGATTGGGACACTATCATATGTGGTCCGTTTTTAATTGTATTTCTATCTAATGTAGTTATTCACCGCGTagtttcataacttttttttttcaatgggcTTATTTATACCCTATGAGTACATACCAAAGAGCAGCTTACAAGGCTATATCTTAATTGATCAAAGTAGTTATTAATCAGCTAGAATTTTAGATTGTAAAGGGTATTTTAGATCCAGTTTAGGGAAGTTTCCCACTGGATACGAAGCGCTACTTTACCTCGATACAAAAATCTTGATCATATCCCAAGTTAACAATGTCACAGATGATTACTGATAAAAAGTAAAATCGGATACCTGTATGTCCAATCGGCGACCCAACGAGGGAAAGTCTCGTGGTTGAGTAAGACAGGCATTTCGTCGGGGTCAAAGTGGGAGATGAAGCGGTACTCGTGCATGTGGCGAAGGGCGCAGTCAGTGAAGTACATATTTTCCATGCTAAACATCTCCCTTTGCTTCAACAGGGTCCATaaccttgaaaaaaaaatgcgtaTCAGTTTGATTAAACTCAAAATTCATTGCTAGGATATAATTTGAAACATGGCTTATCTCCTTTCTGTCGTATGTTTCTTTAAATCTCTGTCTTTCTGGTGACCACACAGCCCCTAATGGGAGGAACAGGCTTCTACACCTTGCGATATGTCTACATTTATGCATTCTAATTTTAGCGTTTGGTGATGTCTATAGCTCTGTTTATGACAAAGAACTCCAGTTAGTCTTCCTGCAGCAGGAAGAAAACTGCTTGGCTAAATGACTAGACAAAGTTATAAACGCTAGCATGATTCACCAAACTGTATATAACAAACAACATTAATTCACTGACCTGCGGGTGTTGGGTTCGTTCACATAGGGCTCCGGATACGTGAATTTCGTCACGCTGACAAAGCCCTCCTGCACGTAGTACTGGAGGACCTTCTGTATGTTGGGATGGACGTCGGTCTCGGACAAGAAGACCTTTGCGAAGCCCGAAGCCCGAAGCAGCTCCAGCCACTCGACCAGACGAACCGAGATGTCCTGGTGGTAGTAGAAGAGGGCCGGTCCACACACCGCCACGTTCCATTGAGGTGGTCTAATGAAGGGGTACTTCTATTATGATGTTTTTTCTATTCAGAACAAATGTGTAGATTAATTAAATTttgttgtgtatttatgtgtgcatatttaaacgtttaagtacatatatatacacacgtggaacaataacatgaaatgaaagtaaggcacacacacacacaaaaaaaaaaaaaaaaaatacagagggaaacagagagagagagagagagagagagagagagagagagagagagagagagagagagagagagagagagagagagagagagagagagagagagagagagagagagaaagagagagaaagagagagagagacagagagacagagagagagggggtggagagagaaagagagagaaacaaacctaATGCTTCTTGGGTTTAAGCCTCCCTCAGCGAAGGCAGTCGAAGCGTTACGTTCCATGGATCCTACAACCTGCAATATTATATCCCAACACGCTAAAATTACAATACGCAATTATTAGCGGAAATAGCAGTCCATAAACCGACTCATTAATCAACCTATTAACAAGAAAAACAGTCTATCCGAATTTCGAATCAGACATGCCAGAAGAACAGAAAAGTAATTCGACGCTAAAATTACAACAGTCAACTATTAGCGGAAATAGCATTCCATAAACCGAATCATTAATTAACCATTTAACAAGAAAACCATTTTTTTAGAATTACGAATCAGAATGAACAAGAAAACCAATCTCTTAAAATTACGAATtagaatgaacgaaaaaaagagcAATTACCTGCAGCAAAGTTAGCGCTCTCTCGCACGGCCGACGAACCAGAGACACGGCCAAGGGTTTAAGGTGAGAGTATTTCTTCGGGATTCGACAGGTGAGAATGTACACCATCTGGCGAGACTTCGATCCAGGGACATAGTCTATGTAATCTAGAagtgtaaaaaaagaataaattaatagttaaattcataaatatataaatgattgtatcaataaatagatgaataaatgaatgcaggagtaaatacgtaaatatataaattaattaaaatatataaattaattgaaatacatgaatagattaattaaaatataaaaattaattaaaatacatgaataaattaattaaaatatataaataaattaataaaaatacacatattaattaatcaaaatacataaataaataaattaaaatacacaaataaatacattaaaatacataaataaataaatcaaaatacataaataaataaattaaaatacataaataaatttattaaaatacataaataaatacataatttaataaatgaattaatgaaaatacataaataaatacataattcaataaataaataaatagcacgTGGCGCTTCAGGTACACAATTCCAGTGTAAAATACCGTCTCGATCCTTCCCTCTGTACAGCTGGTCAAGAACTGAAACGAGGATAAACTTTGTCCAAGCAAGGTTGAGCAAGAGTTCTCCGCGAACGAATGAAAccgttatttttttaaatcatatggTTATGAGGAGGGTTTAATGTCTAttgattacaattttttttcgtatatctacgtacatatttTCGAGTTAAAatcgaaatacatatacatataaaatgcaaacacacatacacacagacacaatatgTTCCTGAGGTACGTAGGCCACCCACCATGTCTGAAAAGCGTAAAAAATAGGCCTATAGTTGTGAGGCTGGACCTGACATCGCTAATTTGAGCTGTATACACGGGGGAATAAAGCTCAAACCCTCTAACATTGCTGTGCTAATGTAGTCCCTttggtaaagaaagagaggcagatagacagacagattgatagagagagagggagagggagaggagagagggagagaggaggagggagggagggagagagggggagggagggagggagagaaggagagaaggagagagagagggagtgtgtgtgtgtgtggcttcgaTTTCCTCCATCAGACCTGTACATAAGCCATCAATCAAAGAATAAAGTGCGGTGTAATATGTCATTTCGATGTTATTTCCTACTGCAATGTTATTTCCATTATGAATTGTGAGTAGTTTCTACACCTGTTTATGcatatgaattacatatatatctaataaatgtTTCGAAATCAGAATAAATCTATCATTATGATGTAGTACCATATCTTTaccattatatcatatatcatgcaTTGTTATATATAGTATTGGTGTAGTAATCACTGACTCTATACGCCATTCATACCAATTATTATAACGCGAGAGACGGTACGACaagaataacaaaagtaatagtccGGTAAAAAGAGACTAAAcgccatttatcatcatcatcatcaggggggcaaccgccgacgggggcgcataactgcatccaccctttgtttccacattttggggtccctcatggcaagccgccaggcagggactcggtccatctcgagctcctcgcgaaaggtttgatcgatctgcctaagccacgacctccttggtcgtcccacaggcctcctccacccagggttgtccc
This genomic interval from Penaeus vannamei isolate JL-2024 chromosome 35, ASM4276789v1, whole genome shotgun sequence contains the following:
- the LOC113819804 gene encoding uncharacterized protein isoform X2 encodes the protein MVYAKIRMQGRPSQESRRCLFTCCACATTIMYVLHLHLQEKSFTRQLTLTSSAVTSSPPMLQQNRHNSSRVVNLLKDHLDSVPTSCACALAPLSHEELYNEYLSQPVSWMNLSTRQVLEKQHPNFPVDLLSSVGGGWCNLLPSPIDIEWHNTYYQSLRVSENTSYLLYSAILDNRILTDTRPCIRVLAYSKDIDPDSPWCYIWFNSTGPPAISPVLVIDYIDYVPGSKSRQMVYILTCRIPKKYSHLKPLAVSLVRRPCERALTLLQVVGSMERNASTAFAEGGLNPRSIRPPQWNVAVCGPALFYYHQDISVRLVEWLELLRASGFAKVFLSETDVHPNIQKVLQYYVQEGFVSVTKFTYPEPYVNEPNTRRLWTLLKQREMFSMENMYFTDCALRHMHEYRFISHFDPDEMPVLLNHETFPRWVADWTYRHEVTAGKKNDPWKSLHLAWYYHNDDLETPSASLPKYMWMLRHSRRSLKKFAVNYGTSKPVFNMDVALGVNSHMLMACSFGNCHGKSYVIPRREAYVAHFKQTCGDYCKRANATREEPALLRHEAKVIPAVTRVLQKLQLI
- the LOC113819804 gene encoding uncharacterized protein isoform X1, whose translation is MVYAKIRMQGRPSQESRRCKSAMWVKQLKCLFTCCACATTIMYVLHLHLQEKSFTRQLTLTSSAVTSSPPMLQQNRHNSSRVVNLLKDHLDSVPTSCACALAPLSHEELYNEYLSQPVSWMNLSTRQVLEKQHPNFPVDLLSSVGGGWCNLLPSPIDIEWHNTYYQSLRVSENTSYLLYSAILDNRILTDTRPCIRVLAYSKDIDPDSPWCYIWFNSTGPPAISPVLVIDYIDYVPGSKSRQMVYILTCRIPKKYSHLKPLAVSLVRRPCERALTLLQVVGSMERNASTAFAEGGLNPRSIRPPQWNVAVCGPALFYYHQDISVRLVEWLELLRASGFAKVFLSETDVHPNIQKVLQYYVQEGFVSVTKFTYPEPYVNEPNTRRLWTLLKQREMFSMENMYFTDCALRHMHEYRFISHFDPDEMPVLLNHETFPRWVADWTYRHEVTAGKKNDPWKSLHLAWYYHNDDLETPSASLPKYMWMLRHSRRSLKKFAVNYGTSKPVFNMDVALGVNSHMLMACSFGNCHGKSYVIPRREAYVAHFKQTCGDYCKRANATREEPALLRHEAKVIPAVTRVLQKLQLI